ATTGATTCCGGAAGACTTCGCTTCACTGAAAACGAGCCAGGTCAAGGATCTTGTGAAGACTGGCAAGGCCGGAGGTTTTGTAGACAAAACAGGAACAGTCGTGTCCGACTATCTGAACGATCTCAAAAAGATCGATTCCAAGGTGAAAGAAACGGACTTCTATCCGGCAACCAATATTAACGGCTATAACCCTAAAGGTCCTGGTTTCTCAGGTGTCCTGGCTATTCCAAAAACAGTGAAAGAAGATAAAATGAAACGCATCCTGAAATTGGTCGATACTTGGATGAACGAAGATGTATTCGCCATCCAATCGTACGGCATGGAAGGCGTTGACCACACCGTAAAAGACGGCGTGAAGGTCGTTGATTCGAAGAAGCTCGCAGATGACGGCGGACCGGACTTCAACCAAATCGTGTATGTAGCCGATCCATATGCCAGCACCGTGAAAAACTTCTTCCAGAAGGATACACAGGAACTCTACAGGAAAATTCAAGACGAACGTGCCAAAACGAGCCAAGCGGATATCAGCATCGGCTTGTACTCCCCAACGGCTATGCAGTACTTGCCGGAGCTTCAAAAGAAAGTGCTGGATATGAAGGTAAAGGTCATTCTAGGTAAAGAAACGCTGGATGCATGGGATGAATTCGTCAAGCAGACGCAAGCTGATCCGAATGTCGTGAAGATGAGCCAAGAGATGACGGATGCGTACAAGAAGCGTATCGCTGCGAAATAAAAATCGGTGAGCAGACTCCCGCGCTTGAAGGTGCGGGAGTCTCTGCGCATCAGAGAGAGGAGTGAACGATACATGGGATATGTGGAAGAGAATGATGCTGTGTTTCATAAATGCCAGTCGGATGTGAAAGAGGTGCTGGGGACGATTGCGCAGAGATATATCGGGGCGAATCCCGCCCATCCGTACGTCTACCGGTTGTTTAGCAAGGACAGTTTTACGCGCACTCATGATTACCGCTATGTGATGAATGTTGAGGATAGGTGGGACAGCATCCATAACGGAGATTTCGTATATGCTTGGGCAAAGCTGTGGAGCGATCAGTCTGTGGAGCTGAACTTTGCCATAAACTGCTTCAGTCCTGTCCGCATCTATATGAATGGCGAATGTGTGTTTACTTCAAATATCTCCGATGAGATGGCCCCCGAGCGGAAGAACCCGTTTCGCGCCGCTGTGCAGAAGGGCTGGAACCATGTAATCCTACAGTTTGAAAAAACGGCAAACGGCTGCGGAGGGATATTCGGAACAGGCTCGTACAAAAACTTCCCGCTTCACTTTATCAGTCCTACCAAGGAACGTGACGGACAAGAAGGCTGGATTTATTCGGAACCGACTACGGCCTCCGTGGAGCAGGTCATGGCGGAGGGTCTGCTGGAAAATGGGAGCCTTATAAGCTGGCATCCCAATCTGAAATGGGACGAGGACGCCGCTGCTCGGGGAGTTTTCGATAGATTGTTCGGCACTGAGCCTGGTCGTGAGGCGATTGCCTGGACGAGAGTGCATAGCATGTCGCCGCAGGAGCTTACGAGCCGCTGGCAGGGGACGCATGACGGCGCCATATGCATCTTGGTTAACGGTAACAAAGTCTACGAGTGCAAGGAGGAGCATGGCGAATTCCAGATCGAAATTCCGCTTCGATTCGGGGATAACGAGCTTGTTGTCCGTTCTGCTTGCAGAGGCGGCAAATGGGGGTTCAAGCTTATGCTGGAGCCAATGGCAGAGGAAGCTTCTCTTTCCATGGCGGCTCCATTCCAGGTAGAGGGATTAACGGATCACTGGCTGTACTTAGGAACCTTTGAGGAAGGCAAAGCGCCTAAACCGGAGGAGTTGAGGAAGAGGAATCAAGTGTTTGACGATGGCAAGGAAGGCACGTATTGGCGAGCGGACCAGCGGAATACATGGGTGAGACCCTATTTGGAAAACGCGCTG
This genomic window from Paenibacillus hexagrammi contains:
- a CDS encoding glycoside hydrolase family 88/105 protein, whose product is MGYVEENDAVFHKCQSDVKEVLGTIAQRYIGANPAHPYVYRLFSKDSFTRTHDYRYVMNVEDRWDSIHNGDFVYAWAKLWSDQSVELNFAINCFSPVRIYMNGECVFTSNISDEMAPERKNPFRAAVQKGWNHVILQFEKTANGCGGIFGTGSYKNFPLHFISPTKERDGQEGWIYSEPTTASVEQVMAEGLLENGSLISWHPNLKWDEDAAARGVFDRLFGTEPGREAIAWTRVHSMSPQELTSRWQGTHDGAICILVNGNKVYECKEEHGEFQIEIPLRFGDNELVVRSACRGGKWGFKLMLEPMAEEASLSMAAPFQVEGLTDHWLYLGTFEEGKAPKPEELRKRNQVFDDGKEGTYWRADQRNTWVRPYLENALFAKWNYPLGVTLYGLLQTGAALEREDYISYVLKHIEQSASFDEYALWDAGQYGAPGVNNQLALIDSLDDCGSFGATMLAALGYGDVDGAATTAARIADYMAHVQDRLPSGALYRVRGSVDFMKDTLWCDDLYMSVPFLCRYSAFAQDDAYLNDAVRQILLYKEYLYMPEQQIMSHVYDFKSNRPTLVPWGRGNGWVLFSLAELLDALPAKHEQREQLLIFYRQLCEGYLRLQGSGGLWHQVLTDPESYEETSCTSMFLYAFAKGIQNGWLPEKEAPAYVQAVLKGWTGLTKTSIDKFGNIYGVCRGSGYSFSGRYYKDDLSWLLNDTHGIGIVMLAGVEVMKLQRRLSAR